From the genome of Kaistella daneshvariae, one region includes:
- a CDS encoding glycosyltransferase family 2 protein: protein MNLAIVILNWNGKCWLEKFLPNVIQHSAGADLFVIDNNSTDDSVEFLKNEFPQVSVILNTENYGFAGGYNQGLKQIKHEFYCLLNSDVEVTENWLQPVLELFAKNEKIAAIQPKILDFNRREYFEFAGAAGGLIDNLGFPYCRGRIFENIEKDEGQYDDETEIFWASGCCFFIRCADFWANNGFDERFFAHQEEIDLCWRLKNTARKIFYTGRSTVYHVGGGTLNKQSAQKTFLNIRNNLSMLLKNLPFPKAFWILLLRFILDGFAGIYFGLKNGFPHFLAVIRAHFSFYAQVPGTLQRRQKNQISQFYQAKWLVFKNFLKS, encoded by the coding sequence TTGAATTTAGCAATCGTCATCTTAAACTGGAACGGAAAATGCTGGTTGGAAAAATTTCTGCCCAACGTCATTCAGCATTCTGCTGGCGCGGATTTGTTCGTCATCGACAATAATTCTACCGATGATTCAGTGGAATTTTTGAAAAATGAATTTCCGCAGGTTTCAGTTATTTTAAATACCGAAAACTATGGTTTTGCGGGAGGCTACAACCAAGGTTTAAAACAGATTAAGCACGAATTTTATTGTCTGCTGAATTCCGATGTTGAAGTTACCGAAAACTGGCTGCAGCCGGTTTTGGAGCTTTTCGCAAAAAATGAAAAAATTGCCGCTATACAGCCGAAAATTTTAGATTTTAACCGCCGTGAATATTTCGAATTTGCCGGCGCGGCTGGCGGATTGATTGACAATCTTGGTTTTCCGTATTGCAGAGGTAGAATATTTGAAAACATCGAAAAAGATGAAGGCCAGTACGATGACGAAACCGAAATTTTCTGGGCATCGGGCTGCTGTTTTTTCATTCGTTGTGCAGATTTCTGGGCGAACAATGGTTTTGATGAAAGATTCTTCGCGCATCAGGAAGAAATTGATTTGTGCTGGCGCTTGAAAAATACCGCACGAAAAATATTTTACACCGGGAGGTCCACTGTCTATCACGTCGGAGGTGGAACATTAAATAAACAAAGTGCGCAAAAAACTTTCCTGAACATCAGGAATAATTTATCGATGTTGCTGAAAAATCTGCCTTTTCCGAAAGCGTTTTGGATTTTACTTTTACGCTTTATTTTAGATGGTTTTGCCGGAATTTATTTCGGTTTGAAAAATGGTTTTCCGCATTTTTTAGCCGTTATTCGGGCGCATTTTTCATTTTATGCGCAAGTGCCGGGAACTTTGCAAAGACGACAAAAGAACCAAATTTCCCAATTTTATCAGGCAAAATGGTTGGTGTTCAAGAATTTCCTCAAAAGCTAA
- a CDS encoding hemolysin family protein, whose product MELLIIILLILLNGVFAMSEMSLVSSRKFKLESAERKGSAGAKKALQLGENPTKFLSTVQIGITLIGILLGVYSGDTLTNDFKGFLDKIPVLEPYSKTLATVGIVIFITYLSILLGELLPKRIAMTFPEKIITTLAKPMDVLSKLTSPFVWLLTTSNNIFLKLFGIDSKSDSIVTEEEIKSIVRESAMEGQIDKIEHNIVERVFELGDRKINTLMTHRTAITYFSIDEKLESVLEKISKEKHNFYPVTRANNLDDIIGVVTMKDIFPIGDSQNFELKKLLRQPIFLNENSYAYRVLEIFKKEKNHHGIVIDEYGNTLGIATMHDVLDALVGNTATSENFDYRIVKKNENSWVADAQFPLVEFLKYFDLDYQFDNKDNYTTLVGFFLNEGGGSPEVGDKIKVDDLELEIISKDKQRVDKILISKTTSTK is encoded by the coding sequence ATGGAATTACTCATCATTATTTTACTCATTTTGCTGAACGGCGTCTTCGCAATGTCGGAAATGTCGCTGGTATCTTCGCGGAAATTCAAGCTTGAAAGCGCAGAAAGAAAAGGCAGCGCCGGCGCGAAAAAAGCCTTGCAACTGGGAGAGAATCCAACGAAATTTTTATCAACCGTTCAGATTGGGATTACCCTGATCGGGATTTTGCTTGGGGTGTATTCCGGCGACACGTTGACGAACGACTTTAAAGGTTTTTTGGATAAAATCCCTGTTCTGGAACCCTATTCAAAAACTTTAGCAACCGTCGGAATCGTCATTTTCATCACCTATTTATCGATTTTACTGGGCGAATTGTTGCCGAAAAGAATTGCAATGACCTTCCCTGAAAAAATCATTACTACGCTTGCCAAACCGATGGATGTTCTGTCGAAACTCACCTCGCCTTTCGTATGGTTGCTGACCACTTCTAACAACATATTTCTGAAGCTTTTTGGAATTGACAGCAAATCGGACAGCATTGTAACCGAAGAAGAAATAAAATCCATCGTGCGCGAAAGCGCCATGGAAGGGCAAATTGATAAAATTGAACACAATATTGTGGAACGCGTTTTCGAGCTGGGCGACCGAAAAATCAACACGCTGATGACGCACCGCACCGCAATTACCTATTTCAGCATCGATGAAAAACTGGAATCTGTTTTAGAAAAAATCAGCAAAGAAAAACACAATTTTTATCCCGTTACAAGGGCGAATAATTTAGATGATATTATCGGCGTGGTCACCATGAAAGATATTTTTCCCATTGGTGACTCGCAAAATTTTGAACTGAAAAAACTGCTGCGGCAACCGATTTTCCTTAATGAAAATTCTTACGCATACCGGGTGCTTGAAATTTTTAAAAAAGAGAAAAACCACCACGGAATTGTTATCGATGAATATGGAAATACGCTGGGGATTGCGACAATGCACGATGTTCTGGATGCTTTGGTGGGAAACACAGCGACTTCTGAAAATTTCGATTACCGAATCGTGAAGAAAAACGAAAATTCGTGGGTGGCAGACGCACAGTTTCCCCTCGTGGAATTTCTGAAATATTTCGACCTGGACTACCAGTTTGACAATAAAGATAATTACACCACGCTAGTTGGCTTTTTTCTTAATGAAGGCGGCGGCTCGCCCGAAGTTGGTGATAAAATTAAAGTTGATGATCTGGAGCTGGAAATCATCAGCAAAGACAAACAACGCGTGGATAAAATCCTGATCTCGAAAACTACTTCAACCAAATAG
- a CDS encoding 3'-5' exonuclease yields the protein MLNFCAIDFETATHERNSACEMGICIVENGEIVSTKTWLIKPPCFPYFHPRNIDVHGIRPEEVKDAPTFEDIWHEAQDLMYGNLMIAHNAGFDAGVLRSCLDHYGFFRPKLTYLCSISLAKKSWKNLPKYGLKSLAEQHNLSFNHHRAGDDAEVCAKISLLAFNQLMLTRNDEVHEVMKKNLKIL from the coding sequence ATGCTTAATTTTTGCGCCATCGATTTTGAAACCGCGACTCACGAGCGGAATTCCGCCTGCGAAATGGGGATTTGCATCGTAGAAAACGGCGAAATTGTTTCTACCAAAACCTGGCTCATCAAGCCGCCGTGTTTTCCTTATTTTCATCCGCGAAACATCGATGTTCACGGCATTCGTCCGGAAGAGGTGAAAGATGCGCCGACTTTCGAAGACATCTGGCATGAAGCGCAGGATTTAATGTACGGAAACCTGATGATTGCGCACAACGCAGGATTTGATGCAGGCGTTTTGAGAAGTTGTCTTGATCACTACGGTTTTTTTAGGCCGAAACTGACGTATTTATGCAGTATTTCTTTAGCTAAGAAATCCTGGAAAAATTTGCCCAAATATGGGCTAAAAAGTTTGGCGGAACAGCATAATCTTTCCTTCAATCATCACCGCGCGGGCGACGATGCAGAAGTCTGCGCTAAAATTTCATTGCTGGCATTCAACCAATTGATGTTGACGAGAAATGATGAAGTTCACGAAGTGATGAAAAAGAATTTGAAGATTTTATAG
- the apaG gene encoding Co2+/Mg2+ efflux protein ApaG: MFSTISFDIKVSVLPQYDIKNSFPSENRFVFRYNITIENLGKEPIQLLRRKWLIYDLGFGFTEVAGEGVIGLTPEILPGEDFTYFSNVMLRSGVGNMSGIYYCKNLANNEELEIVVPKFSLVADVLTN, translated from the coding sequence ATGTTTTCAACTATATCTTTTGACATCAAGGTTTCTGTTCTCCCTCAATACGATATAAAGAACAGTTTTCCTTCTGAAAACCGCTTCGTTTTCCGGTATAACATTACCATCGAAAACCTTGGCAAAGAGCCAATACAGCTGCTTCGCCGCAAATGGCTGATCTACGACCTAGGCTTTGGTTTTACTGAAGTTGCCGGCGAAGGCGTTATCGGTTTAACTCCCGAAATTCTGCCCGGCGAAGATTTTACCTATTTTTCTAATGTCATGCTGCGGTCCGGTGTCGGAAACATGAGCGGAATTTATTACTGTAAAAATCTGGCAAATAATGAAGAATTGGAAATTGTAGTACCAAAATTCAGTCTTGTGGCAGATGTTCTAACCAACTAA
- the odhB gene encoding 2-oxoglutarate dehydrogenase complex dihydrolipoyllysine-residue succinyltransferase, which produces MSILEMKVPSPGESITEVEIATWLVKDGDYVEKDQPIAEVDSDKATLELPAEESGIITLKAEEGDVVEVGQVVCLIDRSAAKPADSAPAQTEEKAAEPAKEAPKAETPKAEAPKVEQKPAATYATGTPSPAAKKILDEKGVKADQVNGSGKDGRITKQDAETASVPAMGSADSTSGSRGSSTTKLSVLRRKVAARLVSVKNETAMLTTFNEVDMSEIFRLRKQYKEEFAQKHGIGLGFMSFFTKAVTRALQMYPDVNASIDGDFKINYDFCDISIAVSGPKGLMVPVLRNAETMSFRGVENNIKNLAERVRDGKITIDEMTGGTFTITNGGVFGSMLSTPIINPPQSAILGMHNIIQRPVAVDGQVVIRPMMYLAMSYDHRIIDGRESVGFLVAVKEAIDNPVQFLMDGDERKGLEL; this is translated from the coding sequence ATGTCTATATTAGAAATGAAAGTTCCATCTCCCGGAGAATCAATCACTGAAGTTGAAATCGCGACGTGGTTAGTAAAAGACGGCGATTATGTAGAAAAAGATCAACCCATCGCAGAAGTGGATTCTGACAAAGCAACGCTTGAATTACCGGCTGAAGAAAGCGGTATTATTACCCTGAAAGCTGAGGAAGGCGACGTGGTAGAAGTAGGGCAGGTGGTTTGTCTCATCGACCGTTCCGCTGCTAAACCTGCAGATTCTGCACCGGCACAAACCGAAGAAAAAGCGGCAGAACCGGCAAAAGAAGCTCCGAAAGCGGAAACACCAAAAGCAGAAGCACCGAAAGTTGAGCAAAAACCTGCAGCAACTTATGCAACTGGAACTCCAAGTCCGGCAGCTAAAAAAATATTGGATGAAAAAGGCGTTAAGGCTGACCAAGTAAATGGTTCTGGAAAAGACGGAAGAATCACCAAGCAAGATGCGGAAACTGCATCAGTTCCTGCAATGGGTTCTGCAGATTCTACTTCCGGTTCCAGAGGCAGCAGCACGACAAAACTTTCTGTATTAAGAAGAAAAGTGGCAGCACGTTTGGTTTCTGTGAAAAATGAAACGGCGATGCTAACGACTTTCAATGAAGTTGACATGTCTGAAATTTTCCGCCTTAGAAAGCAATATAAAGAGGAGTTTGCACAAAAGCACGGCATCGGTTTAGGATTTATGTCATTCTTTACCAAAGCGGTTACAAGAGCTTTGCAAATGTATCCTGATGTAAATGCTTCTATTGACGGTGATTTTAAAATTAATTACGATTTTTGTGATATTTCAATCGCAGTTTCCGGACCGAAAGGTTTGATGGTTCCCGTTTTACGAAATGCAGAAACCATGTCTTTCCGTGGTGTGGAAAATAATATTAAAAACCTTGCTGAAAGAGTTCGTGACGGTAAAATTACCATCGACGAAATGACCGGCGGTACGTTCACCATTACCAACGGTGGAGTATTTGGTTCCATGTTATCTACACCAATCATCAACCCGCCGCAATCCGCGATTTTAGGCATGCACAACATCATCCAAAGACCGGTTGCGGTAGATGGACAGGTGGTAATTCGCCCGATGATGTACCTGGCAATGTCTTATGACCACAGAATTATAGACGGTCGTGAGTCAGTTGGATTCCTGGTTGCTGTGAAAGAAGCCATCGACAATCCGGTGCAGTTCCTAATGGATGGCGACGAAAGAAAAGGTCTTGAACTTTAA
- a CDS encoding 2-oxoglutarate dehydrogenase E1 component, which produces MDKFSFLNAVHSQLIEDLYQQYLKYPDSVEPSWKAFFQGFDFALEGYGEDMIADSSEKAVSAPVQMANQAAANGQIPNEIEKEFKVLNLIEGYRHRGHLFTHTNPVRERRQYEPTLAIENFGLSKADLGTKFNSAKEIGLPTAATLQEIIDLLEQIYCKSIGVEYMHINNVEERKFIREFLQVNKNRPQLNAGEKTEILEKLNQAVAFENYLHTKFVGQKRFSLEGGESLIPALDQLITRSSQLGVDEVVLGMAHRGRLNVLSNIFGKSYKQIFSEFEGKEFEEDVFSGDVKYHLGSSKIIKTANGEEVAINLTPNPSHLETVGALVEGICRAKVDNKYKDFSKVLPIIIHGDGAIAGQGIVYEVAQMMTLEGYRTGGTVHIVVNNQVSFTTNYRDARSSTYCTDIAKVTESPVMHVNADDVEAVVHSMRFAADFRAKFGKDVYIDLLGYRKYGHNEGDEPRFTQPNLYKLISKHPNPREIYKEQLISEGIVSKEILTKMESQFKEQLDANFDASKEIEKNTMDLFMADDWKDFPTSAKGAMVAKIDTKFDISKLKELAVQMSTLPKDKKFISKISRLFDNRSKAIEADHLDWALAEWLAYATLLTEGHNVRISGEDVERGTFSHRHALIKTEDAEEEYIPLRHVSENRFDIYNSHLSEYGVLGFDYGYAMASPNTLTIWEAQFGDFMNGAQIIIDQYLVAAEEKWKIQAGLVMLLPHGFEGQGAEHSSARLERFLTLCANDNMVVANATTPANYFHLLRRQMKWNFRKPLVVMSPKSLLRHPKVISTFDDLANGHFQPIIDDAAVDAAKVEKLVLCSGKIYYELLAKKEELHCENIALVRFEQLYPLQNDQIEEILNKYGSRKQLIWAQEEPENMGAWSYILRNFRNTGIEVIAPVQSGTPAPGSHKMFERNQNDVINRVFDRQDAPAKRPVTA; this is translated from the coding sequence ATGGACAAATTTTCATTCCTAAACGCTGTACACTCGCAGTTAATAGAAGATTTATATCAACAATATTTAAAATATCCGGACTCGGTGGAACCTTCCTGGAAAGCATTTTTCCAGGGTTTTGATTTTGCACTGGAAGGTTATGGGGAAGATATGATAGCCGACTCGTCGGAAAAAGCAGTTTCAGCGCCGGTTCAGATGGCAAATCAGGCGGCAGCAAACGGTCAGATACCGAATGAAATCGAAAAGGAATTTAAGGTTTTAAACCTGATTGAAGGTTACCGTCATCGCGGTCACCTTTTCACACATACCAATCCCGTGCGCGAAAGAAGACAGTATGAGCCCACTTTAGCTATTGAAAATTTTGGTCTGTCGAAAGCAGATTTAGGGACGAAATTTAATTCTGCGAAAGAAATAGGTCTTCCAACTGCAGCTACGCTTCAGGAAATCATCGATCTTTTAGAGCAAATTTATTGCAAATCCATCGGCGTGGAATATATGCACATCAACAATGTTGAAGAGCGTAAATTCATCCGGGAGTTTTTGCAGGTGAATAAAAACCGCCCGCAATTAAATGCCGGTGAAAAGACAGAAATTCTTGAGAAACTAAACCAGGCCGTTGCTTTTGAAAATTATCTTCATACAAAATTCGTCGGCCAAAAAAGGTTTTCCTTGGAAGGTGGTGAATCGTTAATTCCGGCTTTAGACCAATTGATCACCAGATCTTCGCAGTTGGGCGTGGATGAAGTGGTTTTGGGAATGGCACACAGAGGCCGCCTGAACGTGTTGAGTAATATCTTTGGTAAATCTTACAAACAGATTTTTTCCGAGTTTGAAGGCAAAGAATTTGAAGAAGATGTTTTTTCCGGCGACGTGAAATATCACTTGGGATCTTCCAAAATCATTAAAACTGCAAACGGCGAAGAAGTAGCTATCAATTTAACACCAAACCCGTCGCATCTGGAAACGGTCGGCGCATTGGTTGAAGGAATTTGCCGTGCGAAAGTTGACAATAAATACAAAGATTTCAGCAAAGTTTTACCAATCATCATCCATGGTGATGGTGCGATTGCCGGACAGGGAATTGTGTACGAAGTGGCACAAATGATGACTTTGGAAGGTTACAGAACCGGTGGCACGGTGCATATCGTGGTTAACAACCAGGTTTCCTTCACCACCAATTATCGTGATGCGCGCTCTTCAACGTATTGTACCGATATCGCAAAAGTTACCGAATCACCTGTAATGCATGTGAATGCGGACGATGTGGAAGCAGTGGTACATTCGATGAGGTTTGCAGCAGATTTCCGTGCGAAATTCGGTAAAGATGTGTACATCGATCTTTTAGGATACAGAAAATACGGTCATAATGAAGGTGATGAGCCAAGATTTACGCAACCGAATTTGTATAAATTAATCTCAAAGCATCCAAACCCGAGAGAAATCTATAAAGAACAGCTTATTAGCGAAGGAATTGTTTCAAAAGAAATTTTGACCAAAATGGAGTCGCAGTTCAAAGAGCAGTTGGATGCCAATTTCGACGCTTCGAAAGAAATTGAGAAAAACACCATGGATCTTTTCATGGCAGACGACTGGAAAGATTTTCCAACTTCTGCGAAAGGAGCGATGGTGGCAAAAATCGATACCAAATTCGATATTTCCAAACTGAAAGAATTGGCAGTGCAAATGTCGACTTTGCCAAAAGACAAAAAATTTATCAGCAAGATTTCCCGCCTTTTTGATAACCGTTCGAAAGCAATTGAAGCAGATCATTTAGATTGGGCCCTTGCAGAATGGCTTGCGTACGCAACTTTATTGACGGAAGGTCACAACGTAAGAATTTCCGGCGAAGATGTAGAAAGAGGAACTTTCTCTCACCGTCACGCTTTAATTAAAACTGAAGATGCGGAGGAAGAATACATCCCGCTTCGTCATGTTTCGGAAAACCGTTTTGATATTTATAACTCACATCTTTCAGAGTACGGTGTTTTAGGTTTTGATTACGGTTATGCGATGGCCTCGCCAAATACTTTAACCATTTGGGAAGCCCAGTTCGGTGATTTCATGAACGGCGCGCAGATTATTATAGATCAGTATTTAGTTGCTGCGGAAGAAAAATGGAAAATCCAGGCCGGATTGGTTATGCTTTTACCTCACGGTTTCGAAGGTCAGGGCGCGGAACATTCTTCTGCAAGATTAGAAAGATTTTTAACGCTTTGTGCGAATGACAATATGGTTGTTGCAAACGCGACTACGCCGGCAAACTATTTCCACTTGTTAAGAAGACAGATGAAATGGAATTTCCGCAAACCGCTAGTGGTAATGTCGCCAAAATCATTATTGCGTCATCCGAAAGTGATTTCAACTTTCGACGATTTAGCCAACGGTCATTTCCAGCCAATCATCGACGATGCAGCTGTAGATGCGGCTAAAGTTGAAAAATTAGTGCTTTGTTCCGGTAAAATTTATTATGAACTCCTGGCGAAAAAAGAGGAATTACACTGCGAAAATATTGCACTGGTGAGATTTGAACAGCTTTATCCTTTACAGAATGATCAGATTGAAGAAATTTTAAATAAATACGGCAGCAGAAAACAATTAATTTGGGCTCAGGAGGAACCGGAAAATATGGGCGCATGGAGCTATATTTTACGAAATTTCCGAAATACAGGAATCGAGGTTATTGCACCGGTTCAAAGTGGAACGCCGGCGCCGGGAAGTCATAAAATGTTCGAAAGAAACCAAAATGATGTGATCAACCGCGTTTTCGACCGTCAGGATGCACCTGCAAAAAGACCTGTAACTGCTTAA